In a single window of the Drosophila albomicans strain 15112-1751.03 chromosome 3, ASM965048v2, whole genome shotgun sequence genome:
- the LOC117571124 gene encoding uncharacterized protein LOC117571124 isoform X2 encodes MRSALFVLALCVAAVATASADAIHERKIRAAEGYFYPPPDVPFELPTKRTTLPPTTRAPTTRAPTTRPPPTYLPPTNKPQPPVTTRRTTLPPPPPTTRRPTPPPTRATPPPTRATRPPTPPPTYLPPTNKPQPPVTTTRRPTPPPTTRATTRATPRTTPAPTYLPPTNKPQPPVIITTRRPAPPPTTRATTRATTRATTRAPPRTTPAPTYLPPTNKPQPPVIITTRRPTPPPTRATPPPTRATPPPTRATRPPTPPPTYLPPTNKPQPPVIITTRPPPPPTTRATTRAPPRTTPRPTSTPAPTYLPPTNKPQPPVTTRRTTVPPPPPTTRRPTPPPTRATPPPTRATRPPTPPPTYLPPTNKPQPPVTTTRRPTPPPTTRATTRATPRTTPAPTYLPPTNKPQPPVIITTRRPTPPPTRATPPPTRATPPPTRATRPPTPPPTYLPPTNKPQPPVTTTRRPPPPPTTRATTRAPPRTTPAPPRPTSTPAPTYLPPTNKPQPPVIITTRRPTPPPTRATPPPTRATPPPTRATRPPTPPPTYLPPTNKPQPPVTTTTRRPPPPPTTRATPRTTRATTPAPTYLPPTNKPQPPVVITTRRPTPPPTRATPPPTRATPPPTRATRPPTPPPTYLPPTNKPQPPVTTTRRPAPPPTYTTARPTFRTTPAPTYLPPTNKPQPPVVITTRRPPPPPPTTRRPLPPPPPTTQRPVPTYLPPTNKPQPPVTRATTTTRRPTPPPTTRATVPTTRRTTPYVPPPTRASVPPQTTKHQGYQYPRPSIPFDF; translated from the exons ATG AGAAGTGCACTTTTTGTCTTAGCGCTTTGCGTTGCGGCAGTTGCCACCGCATCCGCTGATGCTATCCATGAG CGGAAGATTCGTGCGGCCGAGGGTTACTTCTACCCCCCTCCAGATGTACCATTCGAGTTGCCTACCAAGCGCACCACCCTGCCGCCAACGACCAGGGCGCCAACGACCAGGGCGCCAACGACCAGGCCGCCTCCTACCTACTTGCCGCCCACCAACAAGCCACAGCCACCTGTGACGACACGCAGAACGACTctgccaccaccaccaccaacgACTCGTCGCCCAACTCCACCACCGACCAGGGCTACGCCACCACCAACGAGGGCAACTCGTCCACCCACTCCACCACCAACTTACTTGCCCCCTACCAACAAGCCTCAGCCACCAGTGACCACGACTCGTCGTCCAACTCCACCACCCACAACCAGGGCTACCACAAGGGCTACTCCTCGCACCACTCCGGCGCCAACTTACTTGCCACCCACCAACAAGCCTCAGCCACCAGTGATCATCACGACTCGTCGCCCAGCGCCACCACCAACGACCAGGGCTACCACCAGGGCTACAACTCGGGCAACTACCAGGGCTCCACCACGTACCACACCTGCTCCAACTTATCTGCCTCCTACCAACAAGCCCCAGCCACCAGTGATCATCACGACTCGTCGTCCAACTCCACCACCAACTAGGGCTACTCCACCACCAACCAGGGCTACACCTCCACCAACCAGGGCTACTCGTCCACCAACTCCACCACCAACCTACTTGCCCCCTACCAACAAGCCTCAGCCACCAGTCATCATTACTACTCGTCCACCTCCACCACCAACAACCAGGGCTACCACCAGGGCTCCACCACGTACGACTCCCCGTCCAACGAGCACTCCAGCACCTACCTACTTGCCACCTACCAACAAGCCACAGCCTCCTGTGACCACTCGTAGAACGACGgtgccaccaccaccaccaacgACTCGTCGCCCAACTCCACCACCAACCAGGGCTACCCCACCACCAACCAGGGCTACTCGTCCACCCACTCCACCACCAACTTACTTGCCCCCTACCAACAAACCTCAGCCACCAGTGACCACGACTCGTCGTCCAACTCCACCACCAACAACCAGGGCTACCACTAGGGCTACTCCACGCACCACACCTGCTCCAACTTATCTGCCACCCACCAACAAGCCCCAGCCACCAGTGATCATCACTACTCGTCGTCCAACTCCACCACCGACCAGGGCTACTCCACCACCAACCCGGGCTACACCTCCACCAACCAGGGCTACTCGTCCACCAACTCCACCACCAACTTACTTGCCCCCTACCAACAAGCCTCAGCCACCAGTGACCACGACTCGTCGTCCACCTCCACCACCAACAACCAGGGCTACCACCAGGGCTCCACCACGTACTACTCCCGCCCCTCCTCGCCCGACCAGCACACCCGCCCCCACTTATCTGCCCCCAACCAACAAGCCACAGCCTCCAGTGATCATCACTACTCGTCGCCCAACTCCTCCACCAACCAGGGCTACCCCACCACCAACTAGGGCTACACCTCCACCAACCAGGGCCACTCGTCCTCCCACTCCACCACCAACCTACTTGCCACCTACCAACAAGCCTCAGCCACCAGTAACCACAACGACTCGTCGTCCTCCACCACCACCCACAACCAGGGCTACTCCTCGCACCACTCGTGCCACCACCCCTGCTCCAACTTATCTGCCACCCACCAACAAGCCCCAGCCACCAGTGGTCATCACTACTCGTCGCCCAACTCCTCCACCAACCAGGGCTACTCCACCACCAACTAGGGCTACCCCACCACCAACCAGGGCTACTCGTCCACCCACTCCACCACCAACTTATCTGCCACCCACAAACAAGCCACAGCCCCCAGTGACAACCACCCGCAGAccagcaccaccaccaacTTACACGACTGCTCGTCCCACTTTCCGCACCACCCCGGCTCCTACTTACTTGCCACCCACCAACAAGCCCCAGCCACCAGTGGTCATCACGACTCGTCGTcccccaccaccaccaccaaccaCTCGTCGTCCTctgccaccaccaccaccaacgACTCAGCGTCCAGTTCCCACTTACTTGCCCC CCACAAATAAGCCACAGCCCCCAGTGACTCGTGCCACAACCACGACTCGTCGTCCCACGCCACCACCCACTACTCGTGCCACGGTGCCAACCACTCGTAGGACCACTCCTTACGTGCCACCACCAACCAGGGCTAGCGTGCCACCACAAACGACCAAACATCAGGGCTACCAATACCCCAGGCCCAGCATTCCCTTTGACTTCTAA